The Thermococcus celericrescens genomic interval TTCAAGTACCTCGTGGTGGCAAACGGAACGAGGCCAAGAAAGCTCCCCTTCGATGGAGTAATCTACCACGTCGCTGAAGTTCCGAGGAGACACTACAAGCGGGTTCTTATAATCGGCGGCGGCGATGTGGCCTTCGACTACGCGTTGACCATGAGCGAGACCAGCGACGAGGTGGTAATCCTCATGAGGAGCGAGCCAAAGGCCCTGCCCTACCTCCAGGAACTCGTGAAGAGACGCTCGAACATCAAAACGCTGATGGGACAGGTGTGGGAAATAAAGCCTATAAGCGGGAAGCAAAAGCTTTTAGCCAGAACGAGCGCTGGCGACTTTGAGGTTGATCTGGTGCTCGGTGCCATAGGGAGGATTCCCAACATCGAACTTGTGGAGGGCATCGAGGACGATAACCTTTTCCTCGTTGGGGACGTTAAGAACGGAATCTACCGCCAGACGGCCCTGGCGATAGCGGACGGAATCAAAACCGCGATGGTGATATGGAGGAGGGAGAGGTATGGAGATACTGAGTGAGGTTGGCGATCCGAACGTTGCCGTCGTTTACATCGGGAAGACCGCGAAGGGAAACATCGTGGAGTTCGTCGAGTCAATCCCGACCCACAATCCGGCCGAGAAGTGGGTGCTCATCGTCTCATCGCTCAACGGCTGTCCGGTCGGCTGCAAGATGTGCGACGCCGGCTTCTTCTACAAGGGAAAGCTCGACGTCGATGAGCTGATTGAGCAGATAGAGTACCCGATTCAGAAGCGCTGGAACGGGAAGCCCAAAACCAGGAAGTTCAAGGTGCAGTTCGCGAGAATGGGCGAGCCGAGCTTCAACATGGCCGTGGTAGAGGCGATGAGGCTTTTGGGCGAGCGCTACGAGAACTTCCACCCGTCTCTCTCGACCATAGCCCCGATTGGGACGGACAAGTTCTTCGAGGCACTGCTGGAACTTAAGAAGGAGATGTTCCCCACCAACTTTCAGCTCCAGTTCTCGATACACTCCACCAACCCGGAGCAGAGGGACGAGATAATCCCCGTCAGAAAGTGGGACTTCGAGAGGATGGCCGAGTACGGTAAAGCTTTCTACGACGAGGGCGGCAAGAAGATTACGCTCAACTTTGCCCTGGCGAGGGAGAATGAGGCCGATGCTGAAGTCATAGCCGAGTATTTCCCGAAGGAGTGCTTCCTCATCAAGATAACGCCCCTCAACCCGACGGTGAGCGTGCTGAAGAATAAGCTCACCAACGACGTGGACCTTGAGACTGGCCTTCCGATGAAGCACAAACGCTTTGTTGACGACCTCAGGAGGCTCGGCTACGACGTCATTATCTCCGTCGGCGACACGAAGGAGAACCTCATAGGCTCGAACTGCGGGCAGTATATCCTCAGGTTCCTCAAGGAGCGGCCGGAGCTTAGAGAGGCCTACACCTTCGCGAGGGGGTTTGAGTTTAAGGTGGGCTGAAGACCTTTCTTTTTATCTCTTCAAAATATGAAAGAGAGAACTCACCAGTCCGCCTCGTGAATCAGCTCTCCCTCCGCGAAGACGTGCGTCGGGTAGTTCTCCACGCAGAACGGGTCGCCGTTCCAGAC includes:
- a CDS encoding radical SAM protein, with amino-acid sequence MEILSEVGDPNVAVVYIGKTAKGNIVEFVESIPTHNPAEKWVLIVSSLNGCPVGCKMCDAGFFYKGKLDVDELIEQIEYPIQKRWNGKPKTRKFKVQFARMGEPSFNMAVVEAMRLLGERYENFHPSLSTIAPIGTDKFFEALLELKKEMFPTNFQLQFSIHSTNPEQRDEIIPVRKWDFERMAEYGKAFYDEGGKKITLNFALARENEADAEVIAEYFPKECFLIKITPLNPTVSVLKNKLTNDVDLETGLPMKHKRFVDDLRRLGYDVIISVGDTKENLIGSNCGQYILRFLKERPELREAYTFARGFEFKVG
- a CDS encoding NAD(P)/FAD-dependent oxidoreductase gives rise to the protein MALVGIIGAGIGGIATAVQLARYGIESVIFERDRIGGLIRNAYSVENTMFFPDGINGEKVVELLEEYVRKYGLKIIYEEVMAVKKVGGLFEVETASGVHHFKYLVVANGTRPRKLPFDGVIYHVAEVPRRHYKRVLIIGGGDVAFDYALTMSETSDEVVILMRSEPKALPYLQELVKRRSNIKTLMGQVWEIKPISGKQKLLARTSAGDFEVDLVLGAIGRIPNIELVEGIEDDNLFLVGDVKNGIYRQTALAIADGIKTAMVIWRRERYGDTE